From one Brachypodium distachyon strain Bd21 chromosome 4, Brachypodium_distachyon_v3.0, whole genome shotgun sequence genomic stretch:
- the LOC106866879 gene encoding uncharacterized protein LOC106866879: MEKPKKSNFPAHRRPGSISRDVKKSSSSLNMSTSSLPSISEDMDTTARRPAVVRFAPTPTARRNSIPSSQQAPASAAAPRPASSCGQRPSRSSAAARSLPLPEHSGPKALRRSWGWTGSAGDHKEETENGDLRSEGTASSVPRRMAEEKPLQRRESKEKITSRTKSRSSNLSPKPDVPLKPRSAQRSSSDAGKSSEKDPPSSTVSLDNMVRVPPPSKTSSSTPGASWESLPSDLKTLGSVQFVYKL; this comes from the exons CCCAGCACACAGACGACCCGGGTCGATCTCACGGGACGTCAAGAAGTCGTCTTCCTCGCTCAACATGTCCACGTCTTCTCTCCCGAGCATCAGCGAGGACATGGACACCACTGCCAGGAGACCGGCCGTCGTCAGGTTTGCTCCTACACCGACGGCAAGGAGGAATTCGATTCCGTCGTCGCAACAGGCGCCTGCAAGTGCGGCTGCACCGCGGCCGGCTTCGTCTTGTGGACAGAGGCCGAGCAGGTCGTCTGCTGCTGCGAGGAGCTTGCCGCTGCCGGAGCACTCTGGACCGAAGGCGCTGAGGAGGAGCTGGGGCTGGACGGGGAGCGCTGGTGATCACAAGGAGGAGACGGAGAACGGTGATCTGAGGAGCGAGGGGACAGCGAGCTCG GTTCCAAGAAGAATGGCGGAGGAGAAACCACTGCAGAGAAGAGAGAGCAAGGAGAAGATCACCTCTAGGACTAAGTCGAGATCATCAAATCTGTCTCCAAAACCAGATGTTCCCCTCAAGCCCCGCAGCGCACAGAGGAGCTCCAGTGATGCAGGCAAATCTAGTGAGAAGGATCCTCCCAGCAGCACTGTATCACTGGACAACATGGTCAGGGTTCCCCCTCCCAGTAAAACATCATCGTCAACGCCAGGCGCCTCGTGGGAATCGCTTCCGTCAGACCTCAAGACTCTCGGATCGGTACAATTTGTTTATAAACTTTAA
- the LOC100838832 gene encoding F-box protein SKIP16 isoform X2, with product MLLSRPSRVSTPPKSHRAAPPCLSATLMAAPPPEPAGAVRLESLEGLILDTVISKAGARTAAALACTSTHLRTAVDEDAVWRRFCAQDLGLDAPLDPEDRPLPSFKDAYKAWLVSFGMYPLPLVKRVKLFWTSLKSWLSENFPEALRTLNKGVSEAQIRSAEDDLGFKLPMPTKLLYRFCNGQLPFTGDHFEDVRMAPLGIIGGYVFYNHCVNVHLSSLEQIVEATKEFYLELNEQGVFNELKLALVATSWYHPKAFLLNCSNGELYVGTANLPGGEMMSCVPKSLIKPTNNDMPQDGLLLWLEEHLRRLQTGMIKTRPLKTSRYICLYPEGTPSCTSATTNGVKVRASAVFAPEHPHSQGHGRRHIYSYSIRLSVPEAIMLGGVYYSSCQLQSRHWIIRCRDRVVSDVHGEGVIGKYPSLLPGQEEFVYESCTPLNGSPGSVEGSFTFVPGRNLLVLLSVGIGSDTVFLW from the exons ATGCTACTGTCCCGTCCTTCTCGAGTCTCGACACCGCCAAAATCCCACCGCGCCGCACCCCCCTGCCTGAGCGCCACGCTGATGgctgcgccgccaccggagCCCGCGggcgcggtgcgcctggagaGCCTGGAGGGACTCATCCTCGACACTGTCATCTCCAAAGCCGGCGCGCGCACCGCGGCCGCACTCGCCTGCACCAGCACGCACCTGCGAACCGCCGTCGATGAGGACGCGGTGTGGCGTCGCTTCTGCGCCCAAGACCTCGGCCTCGACGCGCCCCTCGACCCGGAGGACCGTCCGCTTCCCTCCTTCAAG GATGCATATAAAGCTTGGCTTGTGTCTTTTGGTATGTACCCGCTACCTCTGGTAAAGAGAGTGAAATTGTTTTGGACTTCATTGAAAAGCTGGTTGTCTGAAAACTTTCCTGAAGCACTCAGAACTTTGAATAAAGGTGTTTCTGAAGCTCAGATAAGATCAGCAGAAGATGATCTTGGTTTCAAGCTTCCTATGCCCACCAAACTATTGTACCGCTTTTGCAATGGTCAGCTGCCTTTTACTGGAGACCACTTTGAGGATGTGCGCATGGCTCCTCTTGGCATAATAGGAGGCTATGTGTTCTATAATCACTGTGTGAATGTGCACTTATCATCACTTGAGCAAATTGTTGAAGCGACAAAAGAATTTTATCTTGAGTTGAATGAGCAAGGTGTTTTCAATGAGCTGAAGCTCGCCTTAGTGGCAACTTCATGGTATCATCCTAAAGCGTTTCTCCTCAATTGTTCAAATGGTGAACTTTACGTTGGCACTGCCAACTTACCAGGAGGAGAAATGATGTCATGTGTACCTAAATCATTGATAAAGCCAACTAATAATGATATGCCCCAAGATGGATTACTTTTGTGGTTGGAAGAGCACCTTAGGCGCTTACAGACGGGCATGATCAAGACCCGTCCGCTCAAGACATCGAGGTATATCTGCTTATATCCAGAAGGAACCCCATCGTGTACGTCAGCAACGACAAATGGTGTGAAG GTGCGTGCCTCTGCTGTATTTGCACCAGAACATCCTCACTCTCAGGGGCATGGCAGAAGACATATTTACAGTTATTCCATTCGCCTGTCAGTTCCTGAGGCAATCATGCTAGGTGGAGTTTACTATTCTTCCTGCCAGCTTCAATCACGCCACTGGATCATTCGATGCAGAGACAGGGTTGTTTCGGATGTGCACGGCGAAGGTGTTATTGGGAAG TATCCTTCACTATTACCAGGCCAGGAAGAGTTTGTCTATGAGAGTTGCACTCCACTGAACGGTAGTCCTGGATCCGTGGAAGGCTCATTTACATTTGTGCCTGGGAG GaatcttcttgttcttctttctGTTGGTATTGGATCTGATACTGTTTTCCTTTGGTAA
- the LOC100838832 gene encoding F-box protein SKIP16 isoform X1, with amino-acid sequence MLLSRPSRVSTPPKSHRAAPPCLSATLMAAPPPEPAGAVRLESLEGLILDTVISKAGARTAAALACTSTHLRTAVDEDAVWRRFCAQDLGLDAPLDPEDRPLPSFKDAYKAWLVSFGMYPLPLVKRVKLFWTSLKSWLSENFPEALRTLNKGVSEAQIRSAEDDLGFKLPMPTKLLYRFCNGQLPFTGDHFEDVRMAPLGIIGGYVFYNHCVNVHLSSLEQIVEATKEFYLELNEQGVFNELKLALVATSWYHPKAFLLNCSNGELYVGTANLPGGEMMSCVPKSLIKPTNNDMPQDGLLLWLEEHLRRLQTGMIKTRPLKTSRYICLYPEGTPSCTSATTNGVKVRASAVFAPEHPHSQGHGRRHIYSYSIRLSVPEAIMLGGVYYSSCQLQSRHWIIRCRDRVVSDVHGEGVIGKYPSLLPGQEEFVYESCTPLNGSPGSVEGSFTFVPGRLTRPEGKPFDVTVAPFPLETPEYIF; translated from the exons ATGCTACTGTCCCGTCCTTCTCGAGTCTCGACACCGCCAAAATCCCACCGCGCCGCACCCCCCTGCCTGAGCGCCACGCTGATGgctgcgccgccaccggagCCCGCGggcgcggtgcgcctggagaGCCTGGAGGGACTCATCCTCGACACTGTCATCTCCAAAGCCGGCGCGCGCACCGCGGCCGCACTCGCCTGCACCAGCACGCACCTGCGAACCGCCGTCGATGAGGACGCGGTGTGGCGTCGCTTCTGCGCCCAAGACCTCGGCCTCGACGCGCCCCTCGACCCGGAGGACCGTCCGCTTCCCTCCTTCAAG GATGCATATAAAGCTTGGCTTGTGTCTTTTGGTATGTACCCGCTACCTCTGGTAAAGAGAGTGAAATTGTTTTGGACTTCATTGAAAAGCTGGTTGTCTGAAAACTTTCCTGAAGCACTCAGAACTTTGAATAAAGGTGTTTCTGAAGCTCAGATAAGATCAGCAGAAGATGATCTTGGTTTCAAGCTTCCTATGCCCACCAAACTATTGTACCGCTTTTGCAATGGTCAGCTGCCTTTTACTGGAGACCACTTTGAGGATGTGCGCATGGCTCCTCTTGGCATAATAGGAGGCTATGTGTTCTATAATCACTGTGTGAATGTGCACTTATCATCACTTGAGCAAATTGTTGAAGCGACAAAAGAATTTTATCTTGAGTTGAATGAGCAAGGTGTTTTCAATGAGCTGAAGCTCGCCTTAGTGGCAACTTCATGGTATCATCCTAAAGCGTTTCTCCTCAATTGTTCAAATGGTGAACTTTACGTTGGCACTGCCAACTTACCAGGAGGAGAAATGATGTCATGTGTACCTAAATCATTGATAAAGCCAACTAATAATGATATGCCCCAAGATGGATTACTTTTGTGGTTGGAAGAGCACCTTAGGCGCTTACAGACGGGCATGATCAAGACCCGTCCGCTCAAGACATCGAGGTATATCTGCTTATATCCAGAAGGAACCCCATCGTGTACGTCAGCAACGACAAATGGTGTGAAG GTGCGTGCCTCTGCTGTATTTGCACCAGAACATCCTCACTCTCAGGGGCATGGCAGAAGACATATTTACAGTTATTCCATTCGCCTGTCAGTTCCTGAGGCAATCATGCTAGGTGGAGTTTACTATTCTTCCTGCCAGCTTCAATCACGCCACTGGATCATTCGATGCAGAGACAGGGTTGTTTCGGATGTGCACGGCGAAGGTGTTATTGGGAAG TATCCTTCACTATTACCAGGCCAGGAAGAGTTTGTCTATGAGAGTTGCACTCCACTGAACGGTAGTCCTGGATCCGTGGAAGGCTCATTTACATTTGTGCCTGGGAG GCTGACCCGTCCAGAAGGAAAACCATTCGATGTCACGGTGGCGCCATTCCCTCTGGAAACACCGGAGTACATCTTCTGA
- the LOC100839344 gene encoding 2-alkenal reductase (NADP(+)-dependent), translated as MAEKKGLKSRRVILTEYVEGYPREEHMELLPAAAVLDRPAAESSPSVLVKNLYLSCDPYMRPKMSRPIPGQSSYTSAFVPGSVLTGYGVAQVLRSSLPGLAPGDLVWGITGWEDYSVVQPPFTGLLTKIDPELAQDDKLPLSYYTGILGMPGLTAYVGFHQICSPKKGETVFVSAASGAVGQLVGQFARLMGCYVVGSAGSKEKVELLKTKFGFHEAFNYKEEDADLSGALRRFFPEGVDIYFENVGGKMLEAALVNMKTHGRIAVCGLISQYNLAGGEKEGVSNFACVVSKRLRIQGFIEPDHKHLYPEYAAWVVPHIREGRVVYLEDVADGLEMAPEALIGLFHGRNVGKQVVRLTDE; from the coding sequence AtggcggagaagaaggggctcAAGAGCCGGCGAGTGATCCTCACGGAGTACGTGGAGGGCTACCCGAGGGAGGAGCACATGGAgctgctccccgccgccgccgtcctcgaccGACCCGCCGCAGAGTCGTCGCCGTCGGTGCTCGTCAAGAACCTGTACCTTTCCTGCGACCCATACATGCGCCCGAAGATGTCGCGCCCGATCCCCGGGCAGTCCTCCTACACCAGCGCCTTCGTCCCGGGCTCCGTCCTCACCGGCTACGGCGTCGCCCAGGTCCTCCGCTCCTCCCTTCCCGGCCTCGCCCCCGGCGACCTCGTCTGGGGCATCACCGGCTGGGAGGACTACAGCGTCGTCCAGCCGCCCTTCACCGGCCTCCTCACCAAGATCGACCCCGAATTAGCACAAGATGACAAGCTTCCGCTGTCCTACTACACCGGCATCCTGGGCATGCCAGGCCTCACCGCCTACGTGGGGTTCCACCAGATCTGCTCCCCGAAGAAAGGGGAAACCGTCTTCGTCTCCGCGGCCTCCGGCGCCGTGGGCCAGCTCGTAGGCCAGTTCGCCAGGCTCATGGGCTGCTACGTCGTCGGCAGCGCGGGATCCAAGGAGAAAGTGGAGCTCCTGAAGACCAAATTCGGGTTCCACGAAGCCTTCAACTacaaggaggaggacgccgatCTAAGCGGCGCTCTGAGGCGGTTCTTCCCGGAGGGGGTCGACATATATTTCGAGAACGTCGGGGGCAAGAtgctggaggcggcgctggtgaACATGAAGACGCACGGCCGGATCGCCGTCTGCGGGCTCATCTCGCAGTACAACCTCGCCGGCGGGGAGAAGGAGGGCGTAAGCAACTTCGCCTGCGTCGTCTCCAAGCGGCTCCGGATTCAGGGATTTATTGAGCCGGATCACAAGCATCTGTACCCGGAGTATGCTGCCTGGGTTGTCCCGCATATACGGGAAGGCAGGGTTGTGTACCTGGAGGACGTTGCTGATGGCCTCGAGATGGCGCCGGAAGCGCTCATCGGCCTCTTCCATGGCCGCAACGTCGGCAAACAGGTTGTCAGGCTCACTGATGAATGA
- the LOC104585008 gene encoding F-box protein At5g03100: protein MVGGGGGDLLGSLPDEVLQHVLSFLPSREAVQASALSHRWRDLWRSTPAVRVPGFDAGHTHGLEQAFPTFVNRFLLLRDGASPLCSLEIDVDLSDGDNYGENDHNHAFINKQFDLWIRHAAPTCRTLALAACISCKPEMLRLEARPLAASRHLTTLRLSCVKLGGGSLDFSRCPALLQLDLWGCDVDVEAIASPSLQGLSVVDCNLVPWPRRTTTATRISTPSLRRLQLSDCVGGALPCLESTPSLTTAIVRLSGDKREDRGTHCLILDALSEATTLELTASSYDGQVIFQRDLRWCPTFSKLKTLILNEWCVYDDETALATLLQHSPILENLIFELSTNCPYKLKVIRSYNTWEQLTFQHLKTVEIRCQVVSSKVYKVLKVLSACGVPLGKINIQGTTSQFECFNFVCTGFSSKEC from the exons atggtcggcggcggcggcggcgacctctTGGGCTCACTGCCCGATGAGGTCCTCCAGCACgtgctctccttcctcccctcccgCGAAGCCGTGCAGGCGTCCGCGCTCTCCCACCGCTGGCGCGACCTCTGGAGATCCACGCCCGCCGTTCGCGTCCCTGGATTCGACGCCGGCCACACCCACGGCCTCGAGCAGGCCTTCCCCAcgttcgtcaaccgcttcctcctcctacgGGACGGGGCCTCGCCGCTGTGCTCCCTGGAGATCGACGTCGACCTCAGCGACGGGGACAATTACGGCGAGAACGACCACAACCACGCCTTCATCAACAAGCAATTCGACCTGTGGATCCGGCATGCGGCGCCGACCTGCCGCACACTCGCTCTCGCCGCTTGCATCTCCtgcaagcccgagatgctccGGCTGGAGGCCCGgcccctcgccgcctcccggcACCTCACGACGCTTCGCCTCTCCTGCGTCAAGCTAGGCGGCGGATCCCTCGACTTCTCTCGATGCCcggcgctgctgcagctcgACCTGTGGGGATGCGACGTCGACGTCGAGGCCATCGCGTCGCCCTCGCTGCAGGGCCTCAGCGTCGTCGACTGCAACCTTGTGCCATGGCCTCGCCGAACGACGACTGCGACGAGGATCTCCACGCCGAGCCTCCGTCGGCTGCAGCTGTCTGATTGTGTGGGTGGCGCTCTTCCGTGCCTCGAAAGCACGCCGTCGTTGACCACGGCAATCGTACGGCTCTCAGGGGACAAAAGAGAGGACCGGGGCACTCATTGCCTGATTCTTGATGCCCTGTCGGAGGCGACGACTTTGGAGTTGACAGCTTCGTCTTATGATGGACAG GTTATATTCCAAAGGGATTTGAGATGGTGTCCTACATTTAGCAAGTTGAAGACTTTGATACTTAATGAGTGGTGTGTATATGACGACGAAACAGCACTCGCTACTCTTCTTCAGCACTCGCCAATTCTAGAGAATCTCATCTTTGAACTTTCCACG AACTGTCCGTATAAGTTGAAAGTAATCCGAAGCTATAATACATGGGAGCAGTTAACTTTTCAGCACCTTAAGACAGTTGAAATCAGGTGTCAAGTGGTCAGTTCAAAGGTTTATAAAGTCTTGAAGGTGTTAAGTGCATGTGGGGTACCACTCGGCAAAATCAATATCCAAGGAACCACCTCACAGTTTGAAT GTTTCAATTTTGTTTGCACGGGTTTCAGTTCCAAAGAGTGTTGA